A single window of Deinococcus radiotolerans DNA harbors:
- a CDS encoding response regulator, translated as MNPADINPPITVLVVDDSVSVRKALERILAPQGYLIRMADSAESALDTLDPLPDLVLADILMPGMSGLELARILMDRQLNVPVMLMSGIVDEVTQRDAQAAGARGVLRKPFTPAELLPAIEPQVHAALDARAQRDGTAAPASTPAPVAAEPTPPAAPAPDAQTLGTPAPQSAAPHSGPLAGLQAVQGVEGAVLYSADGDLMDHFGPELPESFAMYARFMVTAAATASHHLNRGDLSGILLSYAGQTLLLSPHRDGQLVTQLRSGDAAGAVQRWQTAQLN; from the coding sequence GTCGTGGACGACTCCGTGAGCGTCCGCAAGGCCCTGGAACGCATCCTGGCCCCCCAGGGCTACCTGATCCGCATGGCCGACAGCGCCGAGAGCGCCCTGGACACCCTTGACCCGCTGCCCGACCTCGTGCTGGCCGACATTCTCATGCCCGGCATGAGCGGCCTGGAACTGGCGCGCATCCTGATGGACCGGCAGCTGAACGTGCCCGTCATGCTCATGAGCGGCATCGTGGACGAGGTCACCCAGCGCGACGCGCAGGCGGCCGGCGCGCGCGGCGTGCTGCGCAAACCCTTCACGCCCGCCGAACTGCTGCCCGCCATTGAACCGCAGGTGCACGCGGCGCTCGACGCCCGCGCCCAGCGCGACGGCACGGCGGCTCCCGCCAGCACGCCCGCCCCGGTCGCTGCTGAACCCACGCCGCCCGCCGCCCCCGCCCCGGACGCCCAGACCCTGGGCACCCCGGCCCCGCAGAGCGCCGCTCCGCACAGTGGCCCCCTGGCGGGCCTGCAGGCCGTTCAGGGTGTGGAGGGCGCCGTGCTGTACAGCGCCGACGGCGACCTCATGGATCACTTCGGTCCTGAACTGCCCGAGAGCTTCGCGATGTACGCCCGCTTCATGGTGACGGCCGCCGCCACCGCCAGCCACCACCTGAACCGCGGTGACCTGAGCGGCATTCTGCTCAGCTACGCCGGGCAGACCCTGCTGCTCAGCCCCCACCGTGACGGGCAGCTCGTGACGCAACTGCGCAGCGGGGACGCCGCTGGGGCCGTGCAGCGCTGGCAGACCGCCCAGCTGAACTGA
- a CDS encoding DUF421 domain-containing protein, which produces MSAEVVPFDWARMFLGDTPPLFLLEIAFRTAVIFGWLLLLLRFTGKRGLAQLSPLEFAIVIALGSAAGDPMFYPEVPLLHAMLVLALVVGLQWLMARLVIRSEHVESFMEGVPVELVRDGVMSPGALGRANLSREDLFERLRAQGVRQLGEVQRAYFEQDGNLTVFTHASSAPPGLPVVPPWDLEPPPTVPAGTVTAGPLACLECGATHECRPQPSPAHLCACGSERFTVATTDPLAAPGDATHDGGGRGAQDAHN; this is translated from the coding sequence ATGAGCGCTGAGGTCGTCCCCTTCGACTGGGCGCGCATGTTCCTGGGCGACACGCCGCCCCTGTTCCTGCTGGAGATCGCGTTCCGGACCGCCGTGATCTTCGGGTGGCTGCTGCTGCTGCTGCGCTTCACCGGCAAGCGCGGCCTGGCGCAGCTGAGCCCGCTGGAGTTCGCCATTGTGATCGCGCTCGGGTCCGCCGCGGGCGACCCCATGTTCTACCCGGAGGTGCCGCTGCTGCACGCCATGCTGGTCCTGGCGCTCGTGGTGGGCCTGCAGTGGCTGATGGCGCGCCTCGTGATCCGCAGTGAGCACGTGGAGTCCTTCATGGAGGGCGTCCCGGTGGAACTCGTGCGGGACGGCGTGATGAGCCCCGGCGCGCTGGGCCGCGCCAACCTGAGCCGAGAGGACCTGTTCGAACGCCTGCGCGCCCAGGGCGTCCGGCAGCTGGGCGAGGTGCAGCGCGCGTACTTCGAGCAGGACGGTAACCTCACCGTCTTCACGCACGCCAGCAGCGCCCCGCCCGGCCTGCCCGTCGTGCCCCCCTGGGACCTGGAGCCGCCCCCGACCGTGCCGGCCGGCACGGTCACGGCGGGTCCCCTCGCGTGCCTGGAGTGCGGCGCCACCCACGAGTGCCGCCCGCAGCCTTCCCCGGCGCACCTGTGCGCCTGCGGCAGTGAGCGATTCACGGTCGCCACCACCGATCCCCTAGCCGCGCCGGGCGACGCCACCCATGACGGCGGGGGCCGCGGCGCTCAGGACGCCCACAACTGA
- a CDS encoding 2Fe-2S iron-sulfur cluster-binding protein yields MTQGEAVTVQVQGFGEIQARAGERLVLALERGGVDVLHRCGGVARCTTCRVSFQEGEPDAMTAAEFDKLQEKGLLGQARLSCQIECAPGMAVTPLQTASSSGLEPGKAPAEAIEPEPVWTTRPGASTEG; encoded by the coding sequence ATGACCCAAGGTGAAGCGGTGACGGTGCAGGTGCAGGGCTTCGGTGAGATTCAGGCGCGGGCCGGGGAGCGGCTGGTGCTGGCGCTGGAGCGCGGCGGCGTGGACGTCCTGCACCGCTGCGGGGGCGTGGCGCGGTGCACCACCTGCCGCGTGAGTTTCCAGGAGGGCGAGCCGGACGCCATGACGGCCGCCGAGTTCGACAAGTTGCAGGAAAAGGGCCTGCTGGGTCAGGCGCGGCTGTCGTGCCAGATCGAGTGCGCGCCGGGCATGGCGGTTACGCCGCTCCAGACGGCGAGCAGCAGCGGTCTGGAGCCCGGCAAGGCGCCCGCCGAGGCCATCGAACCCGAGCCCGTGTGGACGACCCGTCCCGGCGCCTCCACCGAGGGCTGA
- a CDS encoding adenine deaminase C-terminal domain-containing protein, with product MVGTGEGWDRRRLVRVARGEESGDLLVRGARVVQPATREVFEADVLVADGRVAALGSGFRAARVIEARGAVMAPGFMDAHVHIESSLLTPAGFAGAVLPRGTTGVVAEPHELVNVLGAGGLKWMLAAGRSSGLRVWASAPSCVPASEFERGGACVDAAQTARMLRVPGVLGLAEMMNYPGVLGGDEGVWAVLEAGRASGLRLDGHASGVQGRDLMGYAAAGLHSDHEATTPEEARERLRAGLWLMVREGSAARNLEALLPVLRDRPRRAMLVSDDVSVDELLDLGHLDRLLRMCVAGGLHPADAVALVTCNPAEYWGLHDVGLIAPGYHADFVLLRDLQGFEVLETFVGGAEARAGTHTPPLPGGGVNLGAGWADATFEVPAHWPVMQVHPDQITTGAGEPGSGDARLVVADRYGQGQWSACWTSGTGLRGATLGISVLHDAHHAAFLGGTDEDVRAAGRALERLGGGLVLVAGGEVRAQLPLPFAGLMTDLPPAQAAAALGQVTAACRAHGCVLPYPVTTLAFLGLTVIPALKLTPRGLLDVPGWRLLPR from the coding sequence ATGGTTGGAACCGGGGAAGGATGGGATCGGCGGCGTCTGGTGCGCGTGGCGCGCGGTGAGGAGAGCGGTGACCTGCTCGTGCGGGGCGCGCGGGTGGTGCAGCCCGCCACGCGCGAGGTGTTCGAGGCGGACGTGCTGGTCGCGGACGGCCGCGTGGCCGCGCTGGGCAGCGGCTTCCGGGCAGCCCGGGTGATCGAGGCGCGCGGAGCAGTCATGGCGCCGGGGTTCATGGACGCGCACGTGCACATCGAGTCGAGCCTGCTGACCCCGGCGGGTTTCGCGGGCGCGGTGCTGCCGCGCGGCACGACGGGCGTGGTCGCGGAGCCGCACGAGCTGGTGAACGTGCTGGGCGCCGGGGGCCTGAAGTGGATGCTGGCTGCGGGCCGCAGCTCGGGGCTGCGCGTGTGGGCGTCCGCGCCGTCGTGCGTGCCGGCCAGCGAGTTCGAGCGGGGCGGGGCGTGCGTGGACGCCGCGCAGACCGCGCGGATGCTGCGCGTGCCGGGCGTGCTGGGCCTGGCGGAGATGATGAACTACCCCGGCGTGCTGGGCGGCGACGAGGGCGTGTGGGCGGTGCTGGAGGCGGGGCGCGCGTCGGGGTTGCGGCTGGACGGGCACGCGTCGGGCGTGCAGGGCCGGGACCTGATGGGGTACGCGGCGGCTGGCCTGCACTCGGATCATGAGGCGACGACGCCCGAGGAGGCCCGCGAGCGCCTGCGGGCGGGCCTGTGGTTGATGGTGCGCGAGGGCTCCGCGGCCCGCAACCTGGAGGCGCTGCTGCCCGTACTGCGTGACCGGCCGCGCCGCGCGATGCTCGTCAGTGACGACGTGAGCGTGGACGAGCTGCTGGATCTGGGCCACCTGGACCGCCTTCTGCGGATGTGCGTGGCGGGCGGCCTGCATCCGGCGGACGCAGTGGCGCTGGTGACCTGCAATCCGGCGGAGTACTGGGGGCTGCACGACGTGGGTCTGATCGCCCCCGGGTACCATGCGGACTTCGTGCTGCTGCGCGACCTACAGGGGTTCGAGGTGCTGGAGACCTTCGTGGGTGGCGCCGAGGCCCGCGCGGGCACGCACACGCCGCCCCTGCCGGGTGGGGGCGTCAACCTAGGCGCGGGCTGGGCGGACGCGACCTTTGAGGTGCCCGCGCACTGGCCCGTCATGCAGGTCCACCCGGATCAGATCACGACGGGGGCCGGCGAGCCCGGCAGCGGGGACGCGCGGCTGGTCGTGGCCGACCGCTACGGGCAGGGGCAGTGGTCGGCGTGCTGGACGTCCGGCACGGGCCTGCGCGGCGCGACGCTGGGCATCAGCGTGCTGCACGACGCGCACCACGCGGCCTTTCTGGGCGGCACGGACGAGGACGTCCGCGCGGCGGGGCGGGCCTTGGAGCGGCTGGGGGGCGGGCTCGTGCTGGTCGCGGGCGGCGAGGTCCGCGCGCAGCTGCCCCTGCCGTTCGCGGGCCTGATGACCGACCTGCCCCCCGCGCAGGCCGCAGCGGCGCTGGGCCAGGTGACGGCGGCGTGCCGCGCGCACGGCTGCGTCCTGCCGTACCCGGTGACGACCCTGGCGTTCCTGGGCCTGACGGTCATTCCCGCGCTGAAGCTCACGCCGCGCGGCCTGCTGGACGTGCCGGGCTGGCGGCTGCTGCCCCGCTGA